The following are encoded in a window of Microbacterium sp. LWO13-1.2 genomic DNA:
- a CDS encoding ABC transporter ATP-binding protein encodes MSLEVENLVIEIDGRRVVDGISFDVPDGARVGLIGESGSGKSLTALAVLGLLPVGAVASGSIRWNGTELIGMPDRQLAELRGDEIGIVFQEPRTALNPIRTVGRQIAESIRIHERIGRREARERAIAEAARVRLPDPASIVDRYPHQLSGGQRQRVAIAMALACRPRLLIADEPTTALDVTIQAEILALLLSLVDEEGMSLVFITHDLAVLSQVAVDGVVLEHGRVVEAAPVRRLLSAPASPITQGLLRDATATLWRPEGGGA; translated from the coding sequence ATGAGCCTCGAAGTCGAGAATCTCGTGATCGAGATCGACGGGCGCCGCGTCGTCGACGGCATCTCCTTCGACGTGCCCGATGGCGCCCGCGTCGGACTGATCGGGGAATCCGGTTCCGGCAAGTCCCTCACCGCGCTCGCCGTACTCGGTCTCCTCCCGGTCGGAGCCGTCGCGAGCGGCAGCATCCGCTGGAACGGCACCGAGCTGATCGGGATGCCGGACCGACAGCTCGCCGAGCTGCGCGGGGACGAGATCGGCATCGTCTTCCAGGAACCGCGGACGGCGCTCAACCCGATCCGCACCGTCGGCCGGCAGATCGCCGAGTCGATCCGCATCCATGAGCGCATCGGCCGCCGAGAGGCCAGGGAACGGGCGATCGCGGAGGCCGCCCGCGTGCGACTGCCCGACCCGGCGTCGATCGTCGACCGCTACCCGCATCAGCTCTCCGGCGGTCAGCGTCAGCGCGTGGCGATCGCGATGGCGCTCGCCTGCCGACCGAGACTGCTCATCGCCGACGAGCCCACGACCGCCCTGGACGTCACCATCCAGGCGGAGATCCTCGCCCTGCTGCTCTCCCTGGTCGACGAAGAGGGCATGTCGCTGGTCTTCATCACCCACGATCTCGCTGTACTCTCCCAGGTCGCCGTCGACGGCGTGGTGCTCGAGCATGGCCGGGTCGTCGAGGCCGCTCCCGTGAGGAGATTGCTGAGTGCACCGGCATCGCCGATCACCCAGGGTCTGCTCCGCGATGCCACCGCGACGCTGTGGCGCCCGGAAGGAGGCGGAGCATGA
- a CDS encoding carboxymuconolactone decarboxylase family protein translates to MSETRVHLSKTEPAAYHALDAFSKTVGEICRENGIDDRLKELVMIHCSQLNGCAYCARIHVDRAVTAGIDLDTLTQIPTWRESGVFSERECAALELAEAFTFIAEEGISDEVYNRVGAVFTEKEYAALSWACVSINAFNRIVVAGRYPVPPRALQTQGADARS, encoded by the coding sequence ATGAGCGAGACGCGAGTGCACCTTTCCAAGACTGAACCGGCCGCGTATCACGCCTTGGATGCCTTCTCGAAGACGGTCGGCGAGATCTGCCGTGAGAACGGCATCGATGACCGGCTCAAAGAGCTCGTCATGATCCACTGCTCTCAGCTGAATGGGTGCGCGTACTGCGCACGGATCCACGTCGATCGCGCGGTCACTGCAGGCATCGACCTGGACACACTCACGCAGATCCCCACCTGGCGTGAGAGCGGTGTGTTCAGTGAGCGCGAATGCGCGGCGCTGGAACTCGCCGAGGCGTTCACCTTCATCGCCGAGGAAGGGATCTCCGACGAGGTCTACAACCGTGTCGGCGCCGTTTTCACCGAGAAGGAGTACGCCGCGCTCAGCTGGGCGTGCGTATCGATCAATGCCTTCAACCGCATCGTCGTGGCGGGGCGTTATCCGGTTCCTCCTCGTGCGCTCCAGACCCAGGGGGCGGATGCCCGCTCATGA
- a CDS encoding ABC transporter permease, whose product MIRYLLVRGALLIAGLLVSSVLIFLTLRVFPGDVAQLIAGTQASPAQVEALREALGLNQPLIAQYADWIGGIFRGDLGTSLLTGASVGEELFLKSQVTVPLGMMALTIALLIAVPFGILAAVLRGRRGGTALSVGAQALAAVPVVWAGMMLVVVFSVWLGWLPPQGFPRTGWSTPGKAVEALLLPALTIGIVEGAMLMRFVRSATLQAAGQDFVRTAAAKGLTRTRALIQHGIPAVGLSIITVLGLQVAGIIVGSVVIEQLFTLPGIGRMLVADVGTRDLIKVQSELLVLTGFVLIVGFLVDLSHHLIDPRQREAA is encoded by the coding sequence ATGATCCGCTATCTGCTCGTCCGAGGAGCCCTGCTGATCGCGGGGCTCCTCGTCTCGAGCGTGCTCATCTTCCTCACACTGCGGGTCTTCCCCGGTGATGTGGCGCAGCTCATCGCGGGGACCCAGGCCTCCCCTGCGCAGGTCGAGGCGCTGCGCGAGGCGCTCGGTCTGAACCAGCCGTTGATCGCGCAGTACGCCGACTGGATCGGCGGCATCTTCCGCGGCGACCTCGGCACCTCGCTGCTGACCGGCGCCTCGGTCGGCGAGGAGCTGTTCCTGAAATCGCAGGTGACTGTGCCGCTCGGGATGATGGCGCTCACGATCGCCCTCCTGATCGCCGTGCCGTTCGGCATCCTGGCCGCGGTCCTGCGCGGCCGCCGAGGCGGCACCGCACTCAGCGTGGGCGCACAGGCGCTGGCTGCCGTCCCGGTGGTGTGGGCGGGGATGATGCTCGTCGTGGTCTTCTCGGTGTGGCTGGGTTGGCTCCCCCCGCAGGGCTTCCCTCGTACCGGCTGGTCGACACCGGGGAAGGCGGTCGAGGCGCTGCTGCTGCCGGCGCTCACGATCGGCATCGTCGAGGGGGCGATGCTCATGCGCTTCGTGCGCAGTGCGACCCTGCAGGCCGCAGGACAGGACTTCGTCCGCACCGCGGCAGCCAAGGGCCTCACCCGCACCCGGGCACTCATCCAGCACGGCATCCCCGCCGTCGGCCTCTCCATCATCACCGTGCTCGGCCTGCAGGTCGCCGGAATCATCGTGGGCTCCGTCGTCATCGAACAGCTGTTCACGCTTCCGGGGATCGGACGGATGCTGGTCGCCGATGTCGGCACCCGAGACCTCATCAAGGTGCAGAGCGAGCTGCTCGTGCTCACCGGTTTCGTGCTGATCGTCGGCTTCCTCGTCGATCTCTCCCATCATCTGATCGATCCGCGCCAGCGGGAGGCCGCATGA
- a CDS encoding ABC transporter substrate-binding protein gives MFRRTRRIALISALAATAVILTACTGSPQPVATSTGKPDADASLAVGLVLEPTNLDIRHTSGAALEQILIDNIYEGLVTRTQDNKIEPRLASEYEVSDDGLTYTFTLNEGITFHSGTALTAADVVASYEAVRTDATLQGNADFAAVASITSPDPTTVEIVLTAPNQSFLFALTGPAGLVFQTGDTTDLKTAENGTGPFTLTRWNKGSSITFARFDTYWGEPAGVAEVEFQYVPDFTAGVNNALDGGVQVLTAVDPNLASQLEDSGDFTLTTGRTTDKATLAFNNAKAPLDDVRVREALRLAIDHEGLVEAVGAGTTLFGPIPELDPGYEDLSDVVSYDPERAKALLAEAGQKDLELTLTIPSFYGTTVPKVLISDFAKVGVTLEVDSVEFPAWLEDVYGNHDYDLSFVLHVEPRDVGNFANPEYYFGYDNAEVQRLYAQALAEVDPDKSAELLAEAARLISEDHAADWLYNGATITAVSPAVTGFPKDSINSRINLAGVTVLSEK, from the coding sequence ATGTTCCGACGCACCCGACGCATCGCGCTGATCTCCGCGCTCGCGGCCACCGCCGTGATCCTCACCGCCTGCACCGGATCGCCCCAGCCCGTCGCCACCTCGACGGGTAAGCCGGACGCCGATGCGTCCCTGGCCGTCGGACTCGTGCTCGAGCCGACGAACCTCGACATCCGGCACACCAGCGGCGCGGCGCTCGAGCAGATCCTCATTGACAACATCTACGAGGGCCTCGTCACCCGCACGCAGGACAACAAGATCGAGCCGCGACTCGCATCCGAGTACGAGGTGTCCGACGATGGCCTGACCTACACCTTCACGCTGAACGAGGGCATCACCTTCCACAGCGGCACCGCGCTCACCGCCGCCGACGTCGTGGCCTCCTACGAAGCCGTGCGCACCGATGCGACCCTCCAGGGCAACGCCGACTTCGCAGCCGTCGCCTCGATCACCTCCCCCGATCCGACGACCGTCGAGATCGTGCTTACCGCCCCGAACCAGAGTTTCCTTTTCGCGCTCACCGGGCCCGCAGGGCTCGTCTTCCAGACCGGCGACACCACCGATCTCAAGACCGCGGAGAACGGGACGGGCCCGTTCACACTGACCCGGTGGAACAAGGGCAGCTCGATCACGTTCGCCCGGTTCGACACGTACTGGGGTGAGCCCGCCGGCGTCGCCGAGGTCGAGTTCCAGTACGTCCCCGACTTCACCGCGGGTGTGAACAACGCGCTGGACGGCGGCGTGCAGGTCCTGACCGCTGTCGACCCGAACCTCGCCTCGCAGCTCGAGGATTCCGGCGACTTCACCCTGACGACGGGCCGCACCACGGACAAGGCCACCTTGGCGTTCAACAACGCCAAGGCACCGCTCGACGATGTGCGCGTGCGCGAAGCGCTGCGATTGGCGATCGACCACGAAGGGCTCGTCGAGGCCGTCGGAGCGGGCACGACGCTCTTCGGTCCGATCCCGGAGCTCGACCCGGGATACGAGGATCTGTCGGATGTCGTCTCCTACGACCCCGAGCGCGCCAAAGCACTGCTCGCGGAAGCCGGCCAGAAGGATCTCGAGCTGACTCTCACGATCCCGTCGTTCTACGGCACCACGGTTCCGAAGGTGCTGATCTCTGACTTCGCCAAGGTCGGGGTGACCCTCGAGGTCGATTCCGTCGAGTTCCCTGCCTGGCTGGAGGACGTGTACGGCAACCACGACTACGACCTCAGTTTCGTGCTGCATGTCGAGCCGCGCGACGTGGGCAACTTCGCGAACCCCGAGTACTACTTCGGTTACGACAACGCGGAGGTGCAGCGTCTGTACGCGCAGGCTCTGGCCGAGGTCGACCCGGACAAGTCCGCCGAGTTGCTCGCGGAAGCAGCCCGCCTCATCTCCGAGGACCACGCCGCGGACTGGCTGTACAACGGCGCGACGATCACGGCCGTGAGTCCCGCGGTGACCGGCTTCCCGAAGGATTCGATCAACTCGCGCATCAACCTGGCCGGCGTGACCGTGCTGTCGGAGAAGTAA
- a CDS encoding ABC transporter permease, whose product MPRWTSRLWSTTTGRFGLVVVGVIVVMALVSSVWTPFDPQDSDVRNRWAVPSWPHLLGTDDTGRDILSLIMAGARTTVFVSIGAGVVATVVGIALAALGALTVRWMRETVAVLVDILIAFPVLMIAMMISSVWGGSLWVVVWAVGIGFGVNIARVTRPELRRVQQSDFVLAGRASGLTPAQSLVRHLLPNVAPVFIVQLSWSMAVAVLAEAGLSYLGFGASVVEPSWGILLADLQRYIGVHPLSVVWPGLAITITVLALNLLGDGLREATDPTLQHRAAEIHTPGVVA is encoded by the coding sequence ATGCCCCGTTGGACCAGCAGGCTGTGGTCGACGACCACGGGCCGCTTCGGCCTCGTCGTCGTCGGCGTGATCGTCGTCATGGCGCTCGTCTCGTCGGTGTGGACGCCGTTCGATCCGCAGGACTCCGACGTCCGCAACCGCTGGGCCGTGCCGAGCTGGCCCCACCTGCTCGGCACCGACGACACCGGCCGCGACATCCTGAGCCTGATCATGGCCGGCGCGCGGACGACGGTGTTCGTCAGCATCGGCGCCGGTGTCGTCGCGACCGTCGTCGGCATCGCCCTCGCCGCCCTCGGCGCGCTCACGGTGCGCTGGATGCGGGAGACGGTGGCCGTGCTCGTGGACATCCTCATCGCCTTCCCCGTGCTGATGATCGCGATGATGATCTCCTCGGTCTGGGGCGGTTCGCTCTGGGTGGTCGTCTGGGCCGTCGGCATCGGATTCGGCGTCAACATCGCGAGGGTCACGCGCCCGGAACTGCGTCGGGTCCAGCAGAGCGACTTCGTGCTGGCCGGCCGCGCCTCCGGCCTCACTCCTGCGCAGAGTCTCGTCCGGCATCTCCTGCCCAATGTCGCTCCGGTGTTCATCGTGCAGTTGTCCTGGTCGATGGCTGTCGCCGTGCTCGCCGAAGCCGGACTTTCCTACCTCGGCTTCGGTGCCTCCGTCGTCGAGCCCTCCTGGGGCATCCTGCTGGCCGACCTGCAGCGCTACATCGGCGTGCATCCGCTCTCCGTGGTCTGGCCCGGCCTCGCCATCACGATCACCGTGCTCGCCCTGAATCTGCTCGGCGACGGGCTCCGCGAGGCCACCGACCCGACCCTGCAGCATCGTGCTGCCGAGATCCACACCCCTGGAGTGGTCGCATGA
- a CDS encoding ABC transporter ATP-binding protein — translation MSLIEARGLRRDFFVPKRSPFEKTRTQTALAPTDLDVTEGSSVGIIGESGSGKSTLIRLLLGLDRPTSGTVAVDGREVDAAASARSLHWLRRATGLVFQDPYASLDPRMTAARIIGEPLWALDIPGDRAARVAEVLTQVGLEPSMGSRYPHEFSGGQRQRIALARAIVHRPRILIGDEPLSALDVTVRAQILELLADLRRTSDLTLLLVSHDIGVVQHLCDEVIVMKDGVIVERGTTKDVLLNPRHDYTKKLLAAIPVIPGR, via the coding sequence ATGAGCCTCATCGAGGCGCGCGGGCTGCGACGCGACTTCTTCGTGCCGAAACGCTCTCCGTTCGAGAAGACCCGTACGCAGACCGCACTGGCGCCGACCGACCTCGACGTCACCGAGGGCTCGTCGGTCGGGATCATCGGCGAATCCGGGTCGGGGAAGTCCACGCTGATCCGTCTGCTCCTGGGTCTGGATCGCCCGACATCCGGCACCGTTGCGGTGGACGGCAGAGAGGTGGATGCCGCGGCATCCGCGCGCTCGCTGCACTGGTTGCGCCGGGCCACCGGCCTGGTCTTCCAGGACCCGTACGCCTCCCTGGACCCGCGGATGACAGCTGCCCGGATCATCGGAGAGCCGCTCTGGGCGCTGGACATCCCGGGAGACCGCGCCGCGCGCGTCGCGGAGGTGCTGACGCAGGTCGGGCTGGAGCCGTCGATGGGATCGCGGTATCCACACGAGTTCTCCGGCGGTCAGCGCCAACGCATCGCCCTCGCGCGTGCGATCGTGCACCGCCCGCGGATCCTGATCGGCGATGAACCGCTCTCCGCGCTCGACGTCACCGTGCGCGCGCAGATCCTGGAGCTGCTCGCCGATCTGCGCCGCACCTCCGATCTGACGCTGCTGCTGGTCTCACACGACATCGGCGTCGTGCAGCACCTGTGCGACGAGGTCATCGTGATGAAGGACGGCGTGATCGTCGAACGCGGCACCACGAAGGACGTGCTGCTGAACCCCCGGCACGACTACACGAAGAAGCTTCTCGCCGCGATCCCGGTAATCCCAGGACGGTGA
- a CDS encoding N-acetyltransferase family protein — protein MQFEPGDRRRRIPRHLRRPEPAPDVFSYTIRAATATDLPHVREIYNHFVSNSVVTFDERRSSIRYWRDKFALLSKLGLPFLVAVSPAGEVLGYALAAPWASKTAYRYTVEDSIYLGPGAAGKGLGAALLQALIEACEQIGLREIVAVISDTGAEASIRLHTKLGFVEVGRMGRVGFKFGRNLGTVYLQRSLRPTGRRRRRIIGRGQ, from the coding sequence ATGCAGTTCGAACCCGGCGACCGCCGCCGCCGCATCCCCCGCCATCTGCGCAGGCCCGAGCCGGCTCCTGACGTGTTCTCGTACACGATCAGGGCGGCGACGGCGACCGATCTCCCGCACGTCCGCGAGATCTACAACCACTTCGTGAGCAACTCCGTCGTCACCTTCGACGAGCGGCGCAGCAGCATCCGGTATTGGCGCGACAAGTTCGCGCTGCTGTCGAAGCTCGGCCTTCCGTTCCTCGTCGCGGTCTCACCGGCCGGGGAGGTGCTCGGCTACGCGCTCGCGGCACCCTGGGCGAGCAAGACCGCTTACCGGTACACCGTCGAGGACTCGATCTATCTCGGGCCAGGAGCGGCCGGGAAGGGGCTCGGCGCAGCCCTTCTGCAGGCGCTCATCGAGGCGTGCGAGCAGATCGGCCTCCGCGAGATCGTCGCCGTGATCAGTGACACCGGGGCCGAGGCGTCGATCCGTCTGCACACGAAGCTCGGCTTCGTCGAAGTCGGTCGGATGGGCCGGGTCGGCTTCAAGTTCGGACGCAATCTCGGCACGGTGTATCTGCAGCGCTCGCTGCGGCCGACGGGTCGGCGGCGGCGCCGGATCATCGGCCGCGGTCAGTGA
- a CDS encoding alpha/beta hydrolase: MDVTTDNSEFSYLPAQAGILSVPVPPVERLTLPLPDGRTVSALRYGTDAPRVTLLHGAGLNAHTWDTTVLALGQPTLAIDLAGHGDSSWRTDADYTPRTLAADVVAALEAWTDVPQLIVGQSLGGLTGAAVAAARPELVQELIIVDITPGIDVSAGPAALREFYAGPTDFATRAELVDRAMALGFGGTKAETERGVFLNTRVRDDGRVEWKHHFAHLAAHALAAHDAGTAAAPSLLHETGWDDLAGVAAPVTLVRAVRGFVQEADAEEFQRRFPEARVTAIDATHNVQETGPVELAALILASLTAASGL, translated from the coding sequence ATGGACGTGACGACCGACAACTCTGAGTTCAGCTATCTTCCTGCGCAGGCGGGAATTCTGAGCGTTCCCGTTCCTCCCGTGGAGCGTCTGACCCTTCCGCTCCCGGACGGACGAACGGTCAGCGCTCTCCGCTACGGAACGGATGCTCCTCGCGTCACGCTCCTGCACGGGGCCGGCCTCAATGCGCACACCTGGGACACGACGGTTCTCGCTCTGGGACAGCCGACGCTCGCGATCGATCTCGCCGGCCACGGCGACTCGTCGTGGCGCACGGACGCCGACTACACCCCGCGCACCCTCGCGGCCGACGTGGTGGCAGCGCTGGAGGCCTGGACGGACGTCCCCCAGCTGATCGTCGGTCAATCGCTCGGCGGGCTCACGGGAGCCGCGGTGGCCGCCGCTCGACCTGAGCTGGTCCAGGAGCTCATCATCGTCGACATCACTCCGGGGATCGATGTCAGTGCGGGTCCGGCTGCCCTCCGCGAGTTCTATGCCGGTCCCACCGATTTTGCGACCCGCGCCGAACTCGTCGATCGCGCGATGGCGCTCGGCTTCGGCGGCACGAAGGCCGAGACCGAACGCGGCGTGTTCCTCAACACCCGTGTACGCGACGACGGCCGAGTGGAATGGAAGCACCACTTCGCGCACCTCGCCGCCCATGCGCTCGCCGCTCACGACGCCGGCACCGCCGCTGCTCCCTCCCTGCTGCACGAGACCGGCTGGGATGACCTCGCCGGCGTCGCAGCTCCCGTCACGCTGGTTCGGGCGGTCCGGGGTTTCGTCCAAGAGGCGGATGCCGAGGAATTCCAGCGCCGGTTCCCGGAGGCGCGTGTGACGGCGATCGACGCCACCCACAACGTGCAGGAGACCGGCCCGGTCGAACTCGCCGCTCTCATCCTCGCGTCCCTGACCGCTGCATCCGGATTGTGA